The Pogona vitticeps strain Pit_001003342236 chromosome W, PviZW2.1, whole genome shotgun sequence DNA window TACCCTGAGTTcgcatgaaagaactcacactggagagaaaccatatgaatgcgtggaatgtggaaagagcttcagtcagagcattCACCTGAGtaaccatcaaagaactcacactgggggaaaaccacacatatgcatgaaatgtggaaagagcttcagtcagaacagtTCCTTGAgtttccatcaaagaactcacactggagagaaaccatataaatgcatggaatgtggaaagagcttcagtcacagcagttcactgagttcccatcaaaggactcacactggggagaaaccatataaatgcgtggaatgtggaaggagcttcagtcacagcagttcctTGAGTttccatcaaaggactcacactggggagaaaccatataaatgcatggaatgtggaaagagcttcagtcacagcagttcactgagttcccatcaaaggactcacactggggagaaaccatataaatgcatggaatgtggaaagagcttcagtcacagcagttcactgagttcccatcaaaggactcacactggggagaaaccatataaatgcatggaatgtggaaagagcttcagtcacagcagttcctTGAGTttccatcaaaggactcacactggggagaaaccaaataaatgcatggaatgtggaaagagcttcactcaaAGCactcacctgagttcccatcaaaggactcacactggggagaaaccatataaatgcatggaatgtggaaagagcttcaatcacagCACTCACCTGAGtaaccatcaaagaactcacactggggagaaaccatataaatgcatggaatgtggaaagagcttcaatcacagCACTCACCTGAGtaaccatcaaagaactcacactggggagaaaccatataaatgcatggaatgtggaaagagcttcactcaaAGCactcacctgagttcccatcaaaggactcacactggggagaaaccatataaatgcatggaatgtggaaagagcttcagtcaaagcacTCAGCTGAGTAaccatcagagaactcacactggggagaaaccacataaatgcatggaatgtggaaagagcttcagtcagagcagttcCTTGAgtttccatcaaagaactcacactggagagaaaccatataaatgcatggaatgtggaaagagcttcaatcacagCAGTTCACTGAGTTaccatcaaaggactcacactggggagaaaccatataaatgcatggaatgtggaaagagcttcagtcacagcactcCCCTGAAtaaccatcaaagaactcacactggggagaaaccatataaatgcatggaatgtggaaagagcttcagtcaaagcacTCAGCTGAGtaaccatcaaagaactcacactcgggagaaactatataaatgcgtggaatgtggaaggagcttcagttGTAGCAGTCACCTGAATtcccatcaaaggactcacagtgagcctaaaatgcatttgccttttttgtagccacatcaaactGTTGTCTCATATTTGGTTTGTGATCCACGACAATTCCCAGATCCTTCTCAGttttagttttgc harbors:
- the LOC140702923 gene encoding uncharacterized protein LOC140702923; translation: MQSNCPSRETSLRGERPYKCLHCRKSFSKSSTLSSHERTHTGEKPYECVECGKSFSQSIHLSNHQRTHTGGKPHICMKCGKSFSQNSSLSFHQRTHTGEKPYKCMECGKSFSHSSSLSSHQRTHTGEKPYKCVECGRSFSHSSSLSFHQRTHTGEKPYKCMECGKSFSHSSSLSSHQRTHTGEKPYKCMECGKSFSHSSSLSSHQRTHTGEKPYKCMECGKSFSHSSSLSFHQRTHTGEKPNKCMECGKSFTQSTHLSSHQRTHTGEKPYKCMECGKSFNHSTHLSNHQRTHTGEKPYKCMECGKSFNHSTHLSNHQRTHTGEKPYKCMECGKSFTQSTHLSSHQRTHTGEKPYKCMECGKSFSQSTQLSNHQRTHTGEKPHKCMECGKSFSQSSSLSFHQRTHTGEKPYKCMECGKSFNHSSSLSYHQRTHTGEKPYKCMECGKSFSHSTPLNNHQRTHTGEKPYKCMECGKSFSQSTQLSNHQRTHTREKLYKCVECGRSFSCSSHLNSHQRTHSEPKMHLPFL